One genomic region from Doryrhamphus excisus isolate RoL2022-K1 chromosome 14, RoL_Dexc_1.0, whole genome shotgun sequence encodes:
- the LOC131101322 gene encoding four and a half LIM domains protein 3-like, with translation MSDRFDCKNCKESLYGRKYIQVEDNPHCIPCYDRLYANTCQECKEIISHNAKELFYNNRYYHDHCFRCVRCDRSLADEPFTSQDDALVCSECYGNEFSSKCVVCDKKVMPGSKLLEYGGSTWHEHCFVCHGCDKPIGGEAFIPDKNNYYCVPCYEGRLAPRCSCCKKALTRGGVTYRDEVWHKECFLCTGCKTPLAGQPFTSEGEKPYCVKCFSSLYAKKCAGCNTAITGFGDGKYVSFEDRQWHQPCFKCSRCSVSLVGSGFFPDRDQILCTDCNNDD, from the exons AGGACAACCCTCACTGCATCCCCTGCTATGACCGCCTGTACGCCAACACCTGCCAGGAGTGTAAAGAAATAATCAGTCACAATGCCAAG GAGCTCTTCTACAACAACAGATACTACCACGATCACTGCTTCCGCTGCGTACGCTGCGATCGCTCTCTGGCCGACGAGCCCTTCACCAGCCAAGACGACGCGTTGGTATGCAGCGAGTGCTACGGAAACGAATTCTCCTCCAAGTGCGTGGTCTGCGACAAGAAAGTCATGCCCG GATCAAAACTGTTGGAGTACGGCGGCTCCACGTGGCACGagcactgttttgtgtgtcacggtTGCGACAAGCCCATCGGTGGCGAGGCCTTCATCCCAGACAAAAACAACTACTACTGCGTACCGTGCTACGAGGGCAGGCTTGCTCCGCGTTGCAGCTGCTGCAAAAAG GCTCTGACTAGAGGAGGGGTGACCTACAGGGACGAGGTGTGGCACAAAGAGTGCTTCCTCTGCACAGGCTGCAAAACTCCTCTGGCCGGGCAACCTTTCACCTCAGAAGGGGAAAAACCGTACTGTGTCAAGTGCTTCAGCAGCCTCTATGCCAAAAAATGCGCCGGCTGCAACACCGCCATCACAG GTTTCGGAGATGGCAAATATGTCTCCTTCGAGGACCGTCAGTGGCACCAGCCGTGCTTCAAGTGCTCCCGTTGCTCCGTGTCGCTGGTCGGCTCCGGCTTCTTCCCGGACCGTGATCAGATTCTGTGTACAGACTGCAACAACGACGACTGA